ATTAAGGATCAAAACTTTTGTGGTGTGAAATTTTTTCTTTCAGAGATTGAGCAAATAACGCAGATGTTTCTTTTTTTGGTTAAAAAAGTAGCAGTTTACTCAGGTCTGTAAAACTGGTACTGCCCGTTTTCGTAATAGGCATTGATGTGCTGCAGACCATTGGTCAGGATAATTTCTTTAGCTCCGATGATGGAGTTATACCTTGCTGTCTGTTCAAATGTTTTCTCCGTAAGTTTTATCTGTGGAGCTTTGCATTCGATCAGGATAATAGGCTCTGTTTTTTCAGTAACCAGAAGGTCAATTCTTTTCGTAAGACCGTTCAGAAGGATCTTTTTCTCTGTGATAAGTGCAGATGGGGAATAGGCCTTTACCGTAAGATAATAGTGCACCCAATGCTGCCTCACCCATTCTTCGGGAGTAAGGAGCAGGTAAGTTTTGCGGACCAAGTCATAAATAAAAAACTTATCTTTGTCTTTCTTGAATTTAAAATCAAAAGTGTCCTGAAAATTCAGTTTTGGAAGTTCCATTTATTAAGATGAAAGAATTAGATTTAATCCTCAAAAATATTAAAAATAAAGAAGTTTTACCTATTTATTTTTTCCACGGAGAAGAACCTTACTTTATTGATGCAGCCGTAAAAGTGCTTGAACACGACTTTCTGGAGGAAGATGAAAAAGCTTTTAACCAGACTGTAGTATATGGAAAAGATACTTCTTATCAGGAGATTCTTTCCCTGGCGAGACAGTTTCCGATGATGGGCGATAAGCAGCTGATCATCGTAAAAGAAGCTCAGGATCTGAAGTTTAATGAGGAAGAAAACCGTGTTCTTGAAACCTATGTAGAAAATCCCGTTCCTTCAACCGTCCTTGCTTTTGCCCATAAGCATAAGAAACTGGACAGCAGGAAAAAGGCTACTAAAGCTTTAGATAAAGCAAAAGCTCTTTTCTTAAGTGAATCTGTAAGGGATAATAACCTTCCCAAATGGATTGCTGATGAATGTGCACGGCTGAAGATAAAAACGGCCCCAAATATTGCTCATCTCCTGGCAGAATATCTTGGAAACGATCTTTCAAGAATTGCCAATGAACTGAACAAATTGAAGATCATTCTTAAGGAAGGAGAAATTCTGGACGGAACGATCGTTGAAAATCATATCGGGATCAGTAAAGAATATAATGTTTTTGAACTTCAGAAAGCTTTGGGAACTAAAAATGCGGATGCAGCATTCAGAATTGCTCATTTTATGGGTAAAAATCCAAAGAATAATCCTTTTGTGATGATGTTGGCCAGCCTTTACAGCTATTTCTCAAATGTAATTATTTATCAGACCATGGCCGGGCAGCCGCCACAGACTATCGCCTCACAAATGGGAGTGAATCCTTATTTCATTAAAGACTATGCGGAAAGTGCCAGACTGTATCCTTTGAAACATGCGACCAGAGTTATTTCTATCCTAAGAGAATTCGATATGAAAGGGAAAGGTCTCGGAGCCGTTAATATGGGTGAAGCCGAGCTGATCAAGGAGCTGGTATACAAGATCATTCATGTGGATAAAATTAAGATGAAGGTGTAGAAGTTGAAGTGTAGGTGTTTGAGAGTAGGAGAGTAAGAGTACAAAGTTAAATATGAAATTAATTTTTTTCATTTTCTATTGTCAACCCCGGATTCTATACCCTGAAACGTACGTCCCGTATCTACAGCCTACAATTGACAATTCGCATATCTCATATTGACAAGTATCATTAAAAATACTTTAATTAAACATTAAAATTTACGAAATTAGCAGTCTTAATTTAAATCTTTTTTGAACAAGTAGATTATGGAGCAAAACATTTTAGATTGTGTGATCGTTGGATCCGGGCCTTCTGGCTTTACAGCGGCTATTTATGCGGCAAGAGCAGACCTGAAACCTGAATTGTATACAGGTTTGGAGCCGGGCGGACAATTAACAACAACTACGGAAGTGGATAACTTCCCAGGATATCCGGCGGGGATTACAGGTCCTGAAATGATGATGGATCTGCAGAAGCAGGCAGAAAGATTTGATACCAAAGTTCATTACGAAATGATCACCAAAGCTGAGTTCTCAAAAGAAGTAGGTGGTGTTCACAAATTATATGCAGGAAACAAGGAGATTTTGGCCAAATCGGTAATTATCTCTACAGGTGCCACTGCAAAATATCTTGGTCTTGATGACGAGAAAAAATATAATGGGGGTGGAGTTTCAGCATGTGCAACGTGCGACGGATTTTTCTACAGAGGAAAAGACGTTGTCGTAGTAGGTGCAGGAGATACAGCTGCTGAAGAAGCCACTTATCTTGCGAAACTGGTAAATAAAGTGACCATGTTGGTGAGAAAAGGGGAATTCAGAGCTTCTAAAGCAATGATTCACAGAGTAGAAAATACACCGAACATTGAAGTGAAATTTCACCATGAGCTGATTGGTATCGAAGGAGAAAACAACTTGGTGGAAAGAGCAGTGGTGATCAATAACCAGACCCAGGAGAAATCAACGGTGGACGTACACGGAATATTTATCGCTATCGGTCACAAACCGAATACTGATATTTTCGCCGGCCAGATTGATCTTGATGAGAACGGATATATTGCTACAGAAAAAGGATCTACAAGAACGAATCTTCCGGGTGTATTCGCTGCAGGAGATGTTCAGGATCATATCTACAGACAAGCTATTACAGCAGCGGGAAGCGGTTGTATGGCAGCGATGGATGCAGAGAAATATCTTGCTGAATTACATTAATATTCAGCTTTTTACAATACAGAGCGTACCCGATGGGTGCGCTTTTTTGTTTTCTGATTATCTTCTCTATATTTTTTAGCACCAATCATGGTTCATATTTATCTCTTGCAGATCAAGGAGATTTAGCAGATTTTTTATTTGTATTAATCTGTTAAAGTAAGAAGAATGATTTTCTGAGAAAAGAATTTATAGTCATCAATATTATCGTGAATAACACCTGCTACTTAAGTAAAAATACCTAAATTTAGCTCCGATCTTTAAAAAATAATAATGGAAAGCAAAGTCATAAAAATTACCCACACTACAGGAACCTACATCATTAATATTCCGGACGGAAGGCTGAATGAAATGCAAAGCCAGCTAGACAAATGCCTGAACGACGAACAGGGCGCTATTGTGGTGAAGGGAGAAAACGGAGATCAATTTGTGTATCCGTCTGATCTTCTAAAAAACAGTTTCATTGCCATAGTAAATAAGGAAGAGGTTAAAGTCTTGTAAAAATAATTCTCCTGATTTTAAGCCCATTATTAAGTTTCGTTAAAATTTATTTGGGAAAAGTTTTGAAGGAAAATAAAATCGTTTTATATTTGCACCACTGAAAACAACGGTATACCCGTGATTCAGGAGAGATGGCAGAGTGGTCGATTGCGATAGTCTTGAAAACTATTGACTGTAACAGGTCCGGGGGTTCGAATCCCTCTCTCTCCGCTGGTTGAGAAACTAAAATAAGCTAAAACGCTGTAAACATCAATGTTTACAGCGTTTTTTGTTTTGCGTTAGAATCAAAAAAAATCAAAATAGGTCACGATTTATATGACCTATTCCGTGACCTATCCTGAAAATTTGAAAATAGGTCACGAAAAACTCAGAGGAACCTGACCAATAGGCAGTCTAACGATTGTACATCTTGCAAAAAGTGGTAATAAAAAGTAAATTATTAAACAATTAAAGTTACTACACAATGAACAAAACATTCAACCTTTTATTCTTTATAAAAAGAATAAATCAGCACCAACAGAACCGCTCCATAGACGGCGACCAATGGATATTCACACATCGTCAGAAAACCTACACCTCAACAAGAGTTTCCATTATTACCTTTAGCCCACAAGCTAATTTTAAAATATGAAAATCATCCGGAATGTGTAAATTCAAATGTCATGTTTCCTGTTCTCAGTAATCAGAAAATGAATTCCTATCTCAAAGAAATTGCGAGTGTCTGTGGAATCAATAAAGAGTTGACATTTCACATCGCGAGACATACATTTGCTACTACGGTTACTTTGTCCAACGGAGTGCCAATTGAAAACGTTAGCAAAATGCTGGGTCATACAAATATCAAAACTACGTAGCATTATGCGAAGATTCTAGATAAGAAAGTGAGTGATGATATGTTAGCTTTAAGAAGGAAACTTAAGGATCAAAAGTCTAATTGAATTCTTTCTTTTCGCCATGATATCTTCATGAAAGAAAAAAATTGATCTATACAAGGAAAGTAAGTGCCGGCTTTAATGATAAATTGCAGAAGGAAATCATAGAAGAGGTCAAATCACTAATATCCGATAAATCTCCTCTCAGCAGCAAATCTGACGTAAATTAGCTACCTCGGTTCCGTCCCAACCTTCCGCACGCGAATACGACTTGGCTAAACAAGCTTTAACTCTTTGGGTTAAATCATAAACTTTGACATAAATTTGCCATAATAATAGATTAAAGAATATAAATATGACGACACTTTTTTATAAAAAATATGGTTTGCAACCGTTGTATAATGGTGGTTCAAAATGAATTGGATAAGCTTGGTTTGTCAGCCATAAGCATAAAGCTTGGCGAGATCATTTTTGAAAAAGCACTGACTACAGAAAAGAAGCGGGATTTAGCAGAAGCCTTATCAATCTTGGGTTTTGGAGTAATAGATGATAAAAAAAGCAGGATCATTGAAAAGATAAAAAATACCATCATCGAGTTGGTACATCATGATGATAATGACGCTAAAAGCAACCTATCGGATATTTTAAGTGAGAAACTTCACCAGGATTACAATTATTTGTCCAACCTTTTCTCTGAAGTGGAAGGCACAACGATTGAAAAATATTTTATTGCCCAGAAAATTGAAAGAGTAAAAGAACTATTGGTTTATGATGAACTTTCACTGAGCGAAATTGCTTTTCAGCTCAATTATTCCAGTGTGGCTTATCTCAGCAATCAATTCAAAAAAACTATCGGATTGACACCGAGTCATTTCAAACAAATAAAGGAGGAGAAACGCAAACCATTAGACCAGGTTTAGTAAATCTTACAAATCAATTCCATAATTCCACAATAACTATTCTCAGTATTACAGCCAATTTTGTATTGCAAATAAAGCAATAGAAATTATGGCTACAAATAACAATAGAGAAACGATTTACATTCCTTTAGAAGATGTAGAAAGCGAACATTGTTCATTAATCGTTGAAAAAGGATTGGCAAAGGTTGATGGTGTTGAAACCCAGAAAGTGGAAATCAACAACCACAGGGCAGCCATTACCGTTAAAGATGCAGAAACTGTTGGCAAAGCCGTTGCAGCTATTAAAGACTTAGGCTATGGTGTACCAACCGTAAAAAATTCCTTCCCGGTTTTGGGTATGACTTGTGCTTCTTGTGCGGGTAGTGCAGAAAGTATCGTAAAGTATGAGTCAGGTGTGATTGAGGCTTCTGTCAACTACGCAACAGGAAATCTGACCGTTGAGTACCTTCCCAATATGACGGACGCTACCAAACTGCAAAAAGCCGTTCAGAGTGTTGGTTATGACCTGCTCATTGTTGAAGAAGCAAAGCAACAGCAATCTCTGGAGACCATCCATGCAGAAAAATTCAAAAAGCTAAAAAACAAAACTATTTGGGCCGTTATATTATCGTTACCCGTGGTAACCATCGGGATGTTTTTTATGGATATGCCTTATGGAAACGAAATCATGTGGGCATTTTCCACTCCTGTGGTACTTTGGCTAGGTAAAGACTTTTTTATCAATGCGTGGAAACAGGCCAGACACCGCTCTGCCAACATGGATACTTTGGTTGCCTTGAGTACAGGAATTGCCTATGTATTCAGTGTATTTAATATGTTTTTTATGGATTTCTGGCACCAAAGAGGATTGCACGCGCACGTCTATTTTGAAGCAGCTGCAGTGGTCATCGCCTTTATCCTTTTAGGTAAATTATTGGAAGAAAAAGCCAAAGGAAACACCTCTACTGCCATTAAAAAACTGATGGGCCTGCAACCAAAAACCGTGATGGTAATAGCGCCCGATGGAACAGAAAAACAAACTGCTATTGAAGAGGTAAATGTAGATGATATAATCCTGGTAAAGCCCGGCGAAAAAATTGCGGTCGATGGAATGGTTACTTCCGGTAATTCGTATGTAGACGAAAGTATGCTGAGTGGCGAACCCGTTCCGGTATTGAAACAAGAAAATGAAAAAGTATTTGCGGGAACCATTAATCAAAAAGGAAGTTTCCAATTTAAAGCAGTGAAAGTAGGGAAGGAAACCATGCTGGCTCAAATCATAAAAATGGTGCAGGATGCACAAGGCAGTAAAGCTCCCGTTCAAAAATTGGTTGATAAAATTGCAGGGATTTTCGTTCCGGTGGTAATTGGTATTGCCATTCTTACGTTTGTTTTGTGGTTTATTTTAGGCGGTGATAACGGTGTAGTACAGGGATTGTTGGCCGCCGTTACGGTATTAGTTATTGCTTGTCCTTGTGCTTTAGGACTGGCTACGCCAACGGCTATAATGGTCGGTGTGGGTAAAGGTGCCGAAAATGGTATTTTAATTAAAGATGCCGAAAGCCTTGAATTGGCTAAGAAAGTGAATGCAATTGTGTTGGATAAAACCGGAACAATAACACAAGGAAGACCTGAGGTAACAAGTATCCAATGGCTGAACAATGATGATACAACCAAGACTATTTTGCTGAGTATTGAAAAACAATCAGAGCATCCGTTAGCGGAAGCCGTGGTGAAACATTTGGAAGGCGCTGCTACCGCACCCTTATCCAACTTCGACAGCATTACAGGGAAAGGTGCAAAAGCCAATCATAATAACGAAACCTATTTTGTAGGAAATAAAAAACTCCTGGCAGAAAACAACATTGTGATTGCCGAACAATTGCAAAACCAAGCCGATGAATGGGGCAAACAGTCCAAAACGGTCATTTGGTTTGCAAACAGCAAAGAGGCACTTTCCGTTATCGCCATATCCGATAAAATCAAAGAAACATCAGTTCAGGCAATTGCAGCAATGCAGGAAATGGGTATCGACTTGTATATGCTAACAGGCGACAATGAAGCTACTGCCAAAGCGATTGCTGAGCAAACAGGCATCCTGCATTACAAAGCCGAAGTATTGCCACAACACAAAGCAGATTTTGTAAAAGAATTGCAAAGCAAAGGAAAAGTAGTAGCTATGGTAGGCGACGGAATTAACGACAGTACTGCCCTGGCAACGGCCGATGTAAGTATTGCCATGGGAAAAGGCAGCGACATCGCCATGGATGTAGCCAAAATGACCATCATTTCATCAGACCTTACCAAAATACCGCAGGCAATACGTTTATCAAAACAAACAGTGGCCACCATTAAGCAAAATCTCTTTTGGGCGTTTATTTACAACCTGATTGGCATTCCCCTGGCTGCCGGAATATTGTATCCTATTAACGGTTTCTTGTTAAACCCAATGATAGCCGGAGCGGCAATGGCTTTGAGTAGCGTAAGCGTAGTGAGTAATAGTTTAAGATTGAAATGGAAGAAATAAAATTGGAAGTGGTGGGAGTAGAAGTATAAATATTCAGTTTTGTGCAAAAGTTCAATCCCGAAGCTTCGGGATTGAACTTTTGCGGTTTCGTCCCGCTATTGCAAAGTGCTTGTGGTTGGCTTTATTTCGTTTGTGTGTCCCGTCCTAAAATAGGTTGACATAAAATCGATTTATTTATGGAAGACGAAGAATTATTTAGAAAAAAGCGCAGTCAAAAAGATTATACATTATGCTTTAAATTGAGCGTTGTTTCTCAAGTAGAAAAAGGCGAACTTACTTATAAACAAGCTCAAAAACACTATGGAATTCAGAGAAGAAGTACGGTTTTGGTCTGGTTGAGAAGATATGGTAACTTAGATTGGATAAAACCAAGTATCCATACCATGTCAAGATCCAAAGAAACCCCGGCCCAGAAAATTAAACGTCTGGAGAAAGAACTTTCCGATGAAAAGCTGAAAAATAAAGTACTCAATACAATGATTGAGATTTCAGATGGGCAATATGGCACTCAGATCAGAAAAAAGTATTTATCCCAACAATCCTCAGACTCCAAAAAGAGGGATTAAGCCTCTCCAAAATATGTAGATTGTTTGGGATAAGCCGCCAAAATATTTATCAGACTCAAAAGCGGTATATCAAGCGGGAAGATGAACTTTTGAGAATCAAGGAAATGGTTAAAGCAATACGAATGGAGCTTCCCAGGCTGGGAACCCGAAAGCTTTACTATTTGCTGAAAGAATGTTTTGATAAAGAAGATATTAAAATAGGCAGAGATGCTTTATTTCAATATTTAAAAAGAGAAAATTTATTAATTTATCCTAAAAAGAAATATATAAAGACCACTTTTTCAAAACATTGGCTCAGAAAGCATCCTAATTTATTAAAAAACATTAAAGCAGAACGGCCAGAACAAGTTTTTGTAAGCGATATCACTTATCTGAAAACAAGGGAATCGGTATGCTATTTATCTTTAGTGACGGATGCTTACAGCAGAAAGATTATGGGGTTCTCGGTGAGCAAAAATATGAATTCTGAAAACGTTGCAAAAGCATTGAAAATGGCAGTGAAGAACAGAATTACCCATAATTCTCTTATTCATCATTCGGATAGAGGATTGCAATATTGTTCGGGATATTATCAAAAGGTACTTAATCAATATCAAATTCAACCTTCCATGACGGATGGATATGATTGTTATCAAAATGCATTGGCAGAAAGAATTAATGGAATATTGAAGCAGGAATTTCTATTTAATAAAGCTAAAATAAAGATGATCTTAATGAATTGATAAAAGAAAGTATTTATCTTTATAACAATAAAAGACCTCACTTAAGCCTAAAGATGCAAACACCGGAGCAAGTGCATAAAAAATCCGAAGAAAAATATTCCTCCGGATTTAGTTAAATATTGTTTAATTATTGTCAATCTATTTTAGGACGACTCAGTGAATGTTCTCCTAATTGTCAAGTCGGTTGTCATTTCCAAATAATATTGCTGTTCCGTCTTCATTCTTCGCCAAGTTAAAAAGTTCATTTTGAAAGTTATCAATTGCACTTGGTTCGACAATTATTTCAACTTTTAATTTGTTCTTTTCTTCAGGTCTATAAATAGTTGATACGTTACTTTCAATATTTATTTCTACTCCAATATGTCCGCTATTATCGATAGGATAATATTTCATAGAAAAGTAGGCATAACTGTCTTTTTCTCCTGCTTCGTAAAATAGTATTTTGTCGCCTTTGGGATAACCAACTAATTCGTTTGCAAAGTCAGAAATGCATTCAAACTGGTCATAAACTTCTGTTTGTCCAGTAAATAGATTATTTGATACAACAACTTTCAATTCAAACATATCATCGTCTTTCCAAATAGATTTTAATTCAAGAAAAGATTTTCGATTATTTGAAGCCATATATTACTTGTTTTCTATTGTTCCACTGTCAGTTTTACGCTTGCCACCAACTCAAAATACACGCAATGCGTATTTTAAATAGTTTAAACAATAGTATGAATTTTATATTGTTGCGCAACGAGTAATCACCATCCCTTTGTCTGCAGAATTTCATTACGCTACAAATCTAACGTTTTGATTTCAGCCTACTCAAGGTCTCTTGCGAAATATTGAGATAAGTCGCTACGATTTTGTTTGGCAAACGTTGAACGATTTTTGGGTTGATGTCCAACAACTGTTTATATCGTTCCGTTGCATCGAGTGTCAAAAACGACATAAGCCTGTTGGTATTATTTACATAGGCGTTTTCTAAATAATGCCGATAAAATTTCTCCCACGAAGGAACGATTTCTAAGAGGTGATAGAAGTCTTTGTGTGATATATAAAGTAACGACGTTGGTTCTAACGCCTGAATGAATTCTAATGAAGGTTCCTTTGAGATAAAACTACACAGTGCCGTGGCAAAGTTATTTTCAAATGCCAGATATCGCGTCGCCTCTTGTCCGTCTTCGGTTATAAAAAATATACGTAAACAACCATTGCCAACGAAAAAAGTCCGTTGGCTGGTTTGTCCGTGAATAACCAAAAGTTCATTTTTTTCAACTTCCAACGGCTTGAAACAGGAAAGAATTTTGTCCATTTCCTCATCTGTCACCGTTATAATTCCTTTGATATAATTAGTAAGTTGCTCTTGCATTGTGGAAATTGGTAAACTTCAAATTTACAAAAATCAAATTCTTAGGTTATGATTTAGAGGTTGATTTTTCTGCCAATTTTCTTGCATTTGGAATAATGATAAATGCCGAAATGTAGGCGACAGGCAACATAACGCTCCAGGCTTTCAGGAATTTTAAAAACCAATCTTCTCCGAAACCATAATTACGCATCAGTCCTACAAACGCCATAATTAGTGTCATTGGGATTACAACAAACAATGTGTTGATGTACTTGAAATACTTTTTGTCCATTTTTTAAATTTTTGTTTAACATTTAAATTGATGGTGCAAAATTCTCCAAACAAAAAAACATAAAGATTGATGTACGTCAAAAAACGGATGGTGTCAAAAAATAAATCCCTTCTAAATTCCTTACCCAACCTCAAATACCATCACGCCAATCAGTAAATATCACAAATCAAATAAGTAATAGCGTAAAAAATAAGCGCAGAACAATGCGGAAATTTGTAGTACAAAAATTTATTTAAAATGAAAAATGTAGAATTGAGCATTCCAAATATGCAGAGTGCACATTGCCAGACAAGAGTAAATGGCGCAATCGCAGCTATTGAAGGTTTAAAAATTGAAAAATTAGAGGCTGGAAAATTATCCGTTGCTGTTGAAAGCGACGAAGTAAGAAAAGAGCTGGTAGAAACCATTGAAAAAGCGGGTTACAAAGTAGACGGTGACGATAGCGAAAAAGATTCAAGCCCTTCAGGCGAATGTTGTACTAACTAAAACTTTAATTTAATTTCAGGGATGCCGTATCAACAATACATTGCATCCCTGAAATTTTAAATACAGAATGATATTGCTGAAGAATTTAATCTCAATCTTTAAAGTAGAAAATGATTCAAGAAAAGTTAGGAACTAACGAATCCGAAATAAGTGCATAATAAAATATTTTTTTTAACCTATGAAACTATTAATCAAAGGAATGGTATGCAACAGGTGTATTTATTTTCTGTCTGAAGAATTTCCCAAGCTCGGTTTGGAAATTTCCGAAATACGCTTAGGGGTTGTAATTCTAAAAGAAACCGATACAACCATCGTTGATGATCAAGTGATCAGAACCATGCTTCAAAAGAACGGATTCGATTTGTTATACAATAAGGACCAAAAGATTATTGAATTGATTAAAACTGCCGTTGAAAAAGGGATTGATGAACAATTGGATACTGGCAAGCCTGTTAAATTTTCGGCATTTATCAGCAACGAATTGTATAAAGAATATGACTCGCTGAGTGCCTTATTTTCATCTTTGGAAGGACTAACGCTCGAAAAATTTATTATCTCAAAGAAGATAGAAAAAGTAATAGAGCTTTTAGTCTACACGGATCAGTCGCTGTCTGATATTGCTTATGCCTTAGGTTACGGAAGTCCGGCTTACCTATCCAATCAGTTAAAAAAGTACACCGGCTTTACCTCTTCCCACTATAAAAAGATAAGACGTGATAAGATGGCTATTACAACAAAAATCATATAAAAAACGTTCATAACGCCTAAAATTCTTTGCAGCCCGGTTTTCTGAAACTACCGGAATACAAATCAGCTTGCCAATCCCTGTTCGTCAAAAGGAACAGGGATTCTTTTATAAGTAATTTAATAATATGCATATACTGCTTAAAAGCCAAAAATAGCAAGCGTAAATATCACAACTCTTACCCGTAATAGTATCAAAAATACGGCAACCTCCACCAATACCTTTGTCCTTTAAAATTAATCATTTGTTACATCACTAAGCATAGCAACATGTTATACAAAATCATTAAACACAAGACCATGTTATACAAATCTACAAGACTAAGGTTAGGCATTTTAATACCGTTAATGGGCATCTTATTGATTGCCTGTGAGAACAAGTCGGAAAAAACGTCGAAAAAAACGGCAACCACTAACGCAGATGCCAGCAAATTACCGGTAGATATTATCATTGCTCAGGAAAAATTGCTCAATCATGAAGAAGCTATTGTGGGTACGATGATGTCTAATCGAGAAGTATCCATCGTCAGCGAAATTCCTCAAAAGATAACTAAAGTAGCCTTTAAAGATGGCGGCTACGTTACCCAAGGCGCTGTATTGTACACATTGAATGACACCGATATTAAATCCCGTTTAAAACAGGTTGGTGCTGAACTGGAATTGGCAAAACTCAACAAAGAGCGGATGAGTAATCTCTTGAAAACCGAAACCGTAAGACAGCAGGAATATGATGAAGCATTTACGCGTTTCCGTTCCTTGGTTGCACAGCAGGATTTGCTTCGTGTCGAACTTGCCAAAACGGTAATCCGGGCGCCATTTTCAGGGAAAATCGGAATTTCAAAAGTACATCTTGGTGCTTATGTTACCCCTGGTGCAGTACTGGTGATGTTGCAAGACCAAAGCAGTATCAAAATCAATTTCTCAGTTCCGGAAAAATACCTGCCTTTAATAAAAATGGGAGATAAAGTACGGTTTACTTCCGAGTTATCTGGCGAGGAGTATATAGCAACCATCAACGCCACCGAACCGGGACTTGACGCTCAAGGCAGGAGCTTGCAGGTGCAGGCATTGGCAAATAATACGGGTGGCCAATTTAGGCCAGGACTTTCTGCAAAAGTCTATTTCAGTGCTACCGATAAAGGTGCAAAAGGGATATTGGTACCAACCGAAGCGCTGGCTCCTGGCGCAAAAGGTTACACTGTTTTCATCATTAAAAATGGCGTAGCAAAACCTGCGGAAGTAACCATTAGCAAAAGGACAGAAACAGATGCAGTCATCACTTCTGGCATCGCTACCGGCGATAGCATTATTGTTTCAAACATGCTGCGCTTAGGAGATGGAATGCCTGTAAAAGCCGTTGTGTCCAAATAATTCATTTCAAATCTTAGCATTATGAGTATATCATCTTTAAGTATAAAAAAACCGGTTTTAGCCGGTGTATTTTCACTCCTGCTTATTATTTTGGGAATTGTGGGTTGGAAACAGTTAGGCGTTCGGGAATTTCCGCTAACAGAACCGCCCGTTATTTCGGTCATTACGTTCTATCCCGGTGCAAGCCCTGATGTGATTGCATCGAAGCTTACCCGCCCAATGGAAGAATCTATTGCCGAGGCCAACGGAATACGTACTATCTCTTCTGAATCCAGAGAACAGGTAAGTATTATTTCAGTAGAATTTAACCGTGAAGTGGATTTGGAAGATGCATTGAACGATGTAAGGGACAAAGTCGCCAAATCCCGTAAACAACTTCCTGGCGATGTAGACCCGCCAATTGTGCAAAAGGCATCTTCGCCAGACAATCTGGTGGCATTCCTCGAGGTGGAAAGTGACACCAAAGACATCAAAGAAGTAAGTCATCTCGCATCCACCGTCATCAAAGACAAAATGCAATCTATCCCGGGAATAAGCAATGTAGCCATTGTAGGCGAACACAAATACGCCATGCGCCTTCGCTTTGACCCGGCAAAACTTGCCGCTTATCAATTGACTCCTGCAGACATTCGCAAAGCCTTGACAAGAGAGAATATTGACTTGCCT
The Chryseobacterium sp. W4I1 DNA segment above includes these coding regions:
- a CDS encoding type I restriction enzyme HsdR N-terminal domain-containing protein — protein: MELPKLNFQDTFDFKFKKDKDKFFIYDLVRKTYLLLTPEEWVRQHWVHYYLTVKAYSPSALITEKKILLNGLTKRIDLLVTEKTEPIILIECKAPQIKLTEKTFEQTARYNSIIGAKEIILTNGLQHINAYYENGQYQFYRPE
- the holA gene encoding DNA polymerase III subunit delta; the encoded protein is MKELDLILKNIKNKEVLPIYFFHGEEPYFIDAAVKVLEHDFLEEDEKAFNQTVVYGKDTSYQEILSLARQFPMMGDKQLIIVKEAQDLKFNEEENRVLETYVENPVPSTVLAFAHKHKKLDSRKKATKALDKAKALFLSESVRDNNLPKWIADECARLKIKTAPNIAHLLAEYLGNDLSRIANELNKLKIILKEGEILDGTIVENHIGISKEYNVFELQKALGTKNADAAFRIAHFMGKNPKNNPFVMMLASLYSYFSNVIIYQTMAGQPPQTIASQMGVNPYFIKDYAESARLYPLKHATRVISILREFDMKGKGLGAVNMGEAELIKELVYKIIHVDKIKMKV
- the trxB gene encoding thioredoxin-disulfide reductase, with protein sequence MEQNILDCVIVGSGPSGFTAAIYAARADLKPELYTGLEPGGQLTTTTEVDNFPGYPAGITGPEMMMDLQKQAERFDTKVHYEMITKAEFSKEVGGVHKLYAGNKEILAKSVIISTGATAKYLGLDDEKKYNGGGVSACATCDGFFYRGKDVVVVGAGDTAAEEATYLAKLVNKVTMLVRKGEFRASKAMIHRVENTPNIEVKFHHELIGIEGENNLVERAVVINNQTQEKSTVDVHGIFIAIGHKPNTDIFAGQIDLDENGYIATEKGSTRTNLPGVFAAGDVQDHIYRQAITAAGSGCMAAMDAEKYLAELH
- a CDS encoding glyceraldehyde-3-phosphate dehydrogenase → MESKVIKITHTTGTYIINIPDGRLNEMQSQLDKCLNDEQGAIVVKGENGDQFVYPSDLLKNSFIAIVNKEEVKVL
- a CDS encoding AraC family transcriptional regulator, which codes for MVVQNELDKLGLSAISIKLGEIIFEKALTTEKKRDLAEALSILGFGVIDDKKSRIIEKIKNTIIELVHHDDNDAKSNLSDILSEKLHQDYNYLSNLFSEVEGTTIEKYFIAQKIERVKELLVYDELSLSEIAFQLNYSSVAYLSNQFKKTIGLTPSHFKQIKEEKRKPLDQV
- a CDS encoding heavy metal translocating P-type ATPase, with protein sequence MATNNNRETIYIPLEDVESEHCSLIVEKGLAKVDGVETQKVEINNHRAAITVKDAETVGKAVAAIKDLGYGVPTVKNSFPVLGMTCASCAGSAESIVKYESGVIEASVNYATGNLTVEYLPNMTDATKLQKAVQSVGYDLLIVEEAKQQQSLETIHAEKFKKLKNKTIWAVILSLPVVTIGMFFMDMPYGNEIMWAFSTPVVLWLGKDFFINAWKQARHRSANMDTLVALSTGIAYVFSVFNMFFMDFWHQRGLHAHVYFEAAAVVIAFILLGKLLEEKAKGNTSTAIKKLMGLQPKTVMVIAPDGTEKQTAIEEVNVDDIILVKPGEKIAVDGMVTSGNSYVDESMLSGEPVPVLKQENEKVFAGTINQKGSFQFKAVKVGKETMLAQIIKMVQDAQGSKAPVQKLVDKIAGIFVPVVIGIAILTFVLWFILGGDNGVVQGLLAAVTVLVIACPCALGLATPTAIMVGVGKGAENGILIKDAESLELAKKVNAIVLDKTGTITQGRPEVTSIQWLNNDDTTKTILLSIEKQSEHPLAEAVVKHLEGAATAPLSNFDSITGKGAKANHNNETYFVGNKKLLAENNIVIAEQLQNQADEWGKQSKTVIWFANSKEALSVIAISDKIKETSVQAIAAMQEMGIDLYMLTGDNEATAKAIAEQTGILHYKAEVLPQHKADFVKELQSKGKVVAMVGDGINDSTALATADVSIAMGKGSDIAMDVAKMTIISSDLTKIPQAIRLSKQTVATIKQNLFWAFIYNLIGIPLAAGILYPINGFLLNPMIAGAAMALSSVSVVSNSLRLKWKK